One genomic window of Arachis stenosperma cultivar V10309 chromosome 10, arast.V10309.gnm1.PFL2, whole genome shotgun sequence includes the following:
- the LOC130954247 gene encoding small ribosomal subunit biogenesis GTPase RsgA 1, mitochondrial: MALASFSILRHHPRTVVSPASPLPTLNTILHRCFRCLPFGAAVATARHHRNPNQQRQQQPPSKNLLKAKQTFKKFSSSLAPVLSLEDSPPLSDSQAVGIVAASQANFMRVIVQEQEPSRMKLPEASSSSSAGLELLCVVRELLKKIKRRVMVGDKVLVGSIDWVDRRGMIENVFQRDNEILDPPVANVDHLLVLFSLDQPKVEPFMLTRFLVEAESTGIPLTLALNKIELVDGEAVSSWKSRLRSWGYEPIFCSVESGHGLDLLAFKLRDQTTVIVGPSGVGKSSLINALRSNPRVCDAEEGENWFEPILGSKWFEEQRVGEVSTRSGRGKHTTRHVSLLPLSGGGYLADTPGFNQPSLLKVTKQSLAQTFPEIRKMVSANQPAKCSFNNCLHLGEPGCIVKGDWERYSYYFQLLDEIRIREEFQLRTFGTKREGDVRFKMGDMGVQQAEPRLEPKKHRRVSRKRINQSILDELDELDDNGDDTSVDEENDPILRAMKNENS, translated from the exons ATGGCGCTCGCATCGTTCTCGATCCTCCGCCACCACCCCCGCACGGTGGTGTCTCCCGCCTCACCACTCCCAACTCTCAACACCATCCTCCACCGTTGCTTCCGCTGCCTCCCGTTCGGCGCGGCGGTGGCCACCGCCAGACACCACCGAAACCCTAACCAGCAACGGCAACAGCAACCCCCAAGCAAGAACCTCCTGAAAGCAAAGCAAACCTTCAAAAAGTTCTCCTCCTCCTTGGCTCCCGTCCTCTCCCTCGAGGATTCGCCTCCCTTGTCCGACTCTCAAGCCGTCGGCATCGTCGCAGCCTCCCAGGCCAACTTCATGCGCGTCATCGTCCAAGAACAAGAACCTTCCAGAATGAAGCTTCCAGAagcctcttcttcttcttcggcTGGCTTGGAGCTACTGTGCGTGGTGAGGGAGCTGCTGAAGAAGATAAAGCGGAGAGTGATGGTTGGTGACAAGGTTCTAGTAGGTTCCATTGACTGGGTTGATCGAAGGGGAATGATCGAGAATGTGTTCCAGAGGGATAACGAGATTCTTGACCCTCCCGTCGCCAATGTTGATCACCTGCTTGTGCTTTTTTCGCTTGACCAACCCAAGGTTGAGCCGTTTATGCTCACAAGGTTCCTTGTTGAGGCCGAGTCCACTGGTATTCCTCTCACCCTTGCGCTCAATAAGATTGAGCTTGTGGATGGAGAG GCTGTAAGTTCGTGGAAGTCTAGGTTGCGCAGCTGGGGCTATGAGCCTATTTTCTGCAGCGTGGAGTCCGGACATGGACTTGATCTACTTGCATTCAAATTGAGAGACCAAACAACCGTGATCGTAGGTCCTAGTGGAGTTGGGAAGTCTAGTTTGATCAATGCCCTCAGAAGCAATCCCCGTGTTTGTGATGCTGAAGAAGGGGAGAATTGGTTCGAACCC ATTTTAGGTAGCAAGTGGTTTGAAGAACAGAGAGTTGGGGAGGTTTCAACAAGAAGTGGCAGAGGGAAGCATACTACTCGCCATGTCTCTTTGCTTCCATTGTCTGGAGGGGGTTATCTTGCCGACACACCTGGATTTAACCAGCCTAGTTTATTGAAAGTGACAAAGCAGTCTCTTGCACAGACTTTTCCCGAA ATCAGGAAAATGGTTAGTGCCAATCAGCCTGCAAAATGCTCATTTAATAATTGTCTACATCTGGGTGAACCTGGGTGCATTGTGAAGGGCGATTGGGAAAGATATTCATACTATTTTCAACTGCTTGATGAGATCAGAATCAGAGAGGAGTTCCAGCTAAGGACATTTGGAACTAAAAGAGAAGGTGATGTAAG GTTCAAAATGGGAGATATGGGTGTTCAGCAGGCAGAACCACGGTTGGAACCAAAGAAGCATAGGAGAGTGTCTCGGAAGAGGATTAACCAGTCGATTTTAGATGAATTAGATGAACTGGATGACAACGGCGACGACACTTCAGTTGATGAGGAGAATGATCCCATTTTAAGGGCTATGAAGAATGAAAACTCTTAG
- the LOC130957933 gene encoding uncharacterized protein LOC130957933 encodes MASEESFVVLVHHRGSVNRKTRSGVKFTDKNPLCIVITSTTSYDDLVSAVLMKLGLEGAKRIKKFFYRIPVTVLQNTVKYDCFTINNDADLQVMFLCRRQFPEVRTPELLARLVDVVSSSGGSNRNTNTIANAAGSSSRPAVASSSVPVYEPVVQHVASPSFAVDLNATEGDEVVERENLPNALVGVAPVGVGDGFLDDEDEDDVEPDMIDDDSADDEGVLGHAVGFGARDAEGSTGLTEFQVGQQFQDKDEALLSVKTYSIRRGVQYKVVESDHRRYVGKCSEFGNGCTWLIRLSLRKRKDIWEVKRYNGPHTCLATSISSDHRSLDYHVISAFIMPMVRADASVSIKVLLNATAAHFGFRPTYRRVWMAKQKSIALIYGDWDESYNDLPRWVLGVQLTMPGSVVVLKTSPVRVGGQVDESQAYFHRLFWTFPPCIEAFRHCKPLISIDGTHLYGKYGGTLLIAIAQDGNSNILPVAFALVEGENAESWTFFLSHLRQHVTPQPGLLVISDRHNGIKAALEAPDGGWLPPSAYRAFCIQHVAANFALTFKGKDARSQHLVNSNRPGSNYYWCNSNQPGSNYMQTVSLYNSNHLGSNYLQIEFEPTWF; translated from the exons atggctagtgaggagagttttgTTGTTTTGGTGCACCACAGAGGATCTGTTAATAGAAAAACTCGTTCCGGAGTAAAGTTCACGGATAAGAATCCTTTATGTATTGTCATAACATCTACGACGAGTTACGATGACCTTGTTAGCGCTGTACTAATGAAGCTTGGTCTGGAGGGTGCGAAGCGGATAAAGAAGTTTTTCTATCGCATTCCAGTCACGGTGCTACAGAATACGGTGAAGTATGATTGCTTCACGATTAATAATGATGCGGACTTGCAAGTAATGTTTCTCTGTCGGCGGCAGTTTCCGGAGGTGAGGACACCAGAGTTGTTGGCCCGGCTGGTTGATGTTGTATCCAGCTCCGGCGGTTCGAACAGGAATACGAACACTATAGCGAATGCAGCAGGTTCTAGTTCCCGGCCTGCCGTTGCTTCCTCGTCCGTCCCTGTGTACGAACCAGTGGTCCAACATGTCGCCTCCCCATCTTTCGCTGTTGACCTCAATGCCACCGAAGGCGACGAGGTAGTGGAAAGGGAAAATTTGCCGAACGCTTTAGTGGGAGTTGCACCTGTTGGCGTAGGAGACGGTTTTTTGGACGATGAAGACGAGGATGACGTCGAGCCGGATATGATTGACGATGATAGCGCTGATG ATGAGGGGGTTTTAGGGCACGCTGTTGGATTCGGAGCTAGAGATGCGGAAGGGAGTACTGGTCTGACAGAGTTCCAGGTTGGTCAGCAATTCCAGGATAAAGATGAGGCCCTTTTAAGTGTGAAGACTTACAGCATCCGGCGAGGGGTACAGTACAAGGTGGTGGAGTCCGATCACCGCCGGTATGTGGGCAAGTGTTCCGAGTTTGGGAATGGGTGCACATGGTTGATTCGACTGAGTCTCCGGAAGCGCAAGGACATCTGGGAGGTCAAACGGTACAATGGACCTCACACTTGCCTGGCCACATCCATCTCTAGTGACCACAGGAGTTTGGATTATCATGTGATTTCGGCTTTCATTATGCCAATGGTTAGGGCCGATGCATCCGTGAGCATCAAGGTGCTCCTGAACGCCACGGCAGCGCACTTTGGTTTTAGGCCGACTTACCGGAGGGTTTGGATGGCGAAGCAGAAATCTATTGCCCTCATATACGGTGACTGGGATGAGTCCTACAACGACCTGCCTAGGTGGGTCTTGGGTGTCCAGCTGACGATGCCTGGGAGTGTTGTGGTCCTGAAGACGAGCCCGGTTCGAGTTGGAGGACAGGTGGACGAATCTCAAGCGTACTTCCACAGACTTTTCTGGACTTTCCCGCCCTGCATCGAGGCTTTCCGTCATTGCAAGCCGCTAATCAGCATTGACGGCACACATTTGTATGGGAAGTATGGGGGAACGTTGCTCATCGCGATTGCACAGGATGGGAACTCCAACATTCTACCTGTGGCATTCGCACTAGTAGAGGGTGAGAATGCGGAATCCTGGACATTCTTTCTCTCACACCTTCGACAGCACGTGACCCCGCAGCCCGGTCTGCTGGTTATATCGGACAGGCACAACGGCATCAAGGCTGCGCTTGAGGCCCCTGACGGCGGTTGGCTACCGCCATCTGCGTACCGTGCATTCTGCATACAACACGTAGCGGCTAATTTTGCCCTAACCTTCAAGGGCAAAGACGCTAGGAG TCAGCATTTGGTGAA TTCGAACCGGCCTGGTTCGAACTATTAttggtgtaattcgaaccagcctggttcgaattacatgcagacagtctctctctataattcgaaccaccttggttcgaattaccttc aaatagagttcgaaccaacctggttc